A window of the Phycicoccus sp. M110.8 genome harbors these coding sequences:
- the hisH gene encoding imidazole glycerol phosphate synthase subunit HisH gives MARVVVFDYGSGNVRSAVRALEHVGAQVELTGDRTLAQEADGLLVPGVGNFHACMAGLRAADGPRVIETRLSGGRPVLGVCVGMQVLFEGSDEPGGSVADGMGEWPGRVERLKADVVPHMGWSTVEPGAGSRLFAGIEGERFYFVHSYAVQDWVMPDPHGPMAVMTPTVTWAEHGGRFVAAVENGPLSATQFHPEKSGDAGLALLENWVRSL, from the coding sequence ATGGCCCGAGTGGTCGTCTTCGACTACGGCAGCGGCAACGTCCGCTCCGCCGTCCGCGCGCTGGAGCACGTCGGCGCGCAGGTGGAGCTGACGGGGGACCGCACCCTGGCCCAGGAGGCCGACGGCCTGCTCGTGCCCGGGGTGGGGAACTTCCACGCGTGCATGGCCGGGCTGCGTGCCGCGGACGGACCCCGCGTCATCGAGACCCGGCTGTCCGGCGGCCGCCCGGTCCTCGGGGTGTGCGTGGGCATGCAGGTCCTCTTCGAGGGGTCCGACGAACCCGGCGGCTCGGTCGCGGACGGCATGGGTGAGTGGCCCGGGCGGGTCGAGCGGCTGAAGGCCGACGTGGTCCCGCACATGGGCTGGTCGACGGTCGAGCCCGGCGCCGGGTCGCGGCTGTTCGCCGGGATCGAGGGCGAGCGGTTCTACTTCGTCCACTCCTACGCGGTGCAGGACTGGGTGATGCCCGACCCGCACGGGCCCATGGCCGTGATGACGCCGACCGTGACGTGGGCCGAGCACGGTGGGCGGTTCGTCGCCGCCGTCGAGAACGGCCCGCTGTCGGCGACGCAGTTCCACCCCGAGAAGTCCGGTGACGCCGGCCTGGCGCTGCTGGAGAACTGGGTGCGCTCGCTGTGA
- a CDS encoding DUF952 domain-containing protein — MTIYHLAEPEHWERAQETGVYTASTRGRTFEDEGFIHCSSAEQWPVVRRSFYADVTTPLLLLEVDESLLAEPPVLEVGNPQTGETFPHLYRPLPVSAVVGVTELMPPHDARD; from the coding sequence GTGACGATCTACCACCTGGCCGAGCCAGAGCACTGGGAGCGGGCGCAGGAGACGGGTGTCTACACCGCGTCCACCCGCGGCCGGACCTTCGAGGACGAGGGGTTCATCCACTGCTCGTCCGCGGAGCAGTGGCCGGTCGTGCGGCGGTCGTTCTACGCCGACGTCACGACCCCGCTGCTGCTGCTCGAGGTCGACGAGTCGCTGCTGGCGGAGCCGCCGGTGCTCGAGGTCGGCAACCCGCAGACCGGCGAGACGTTCCCCCACCTGTACCGGCCGCTCCCGGTGTCGGCCGTCGTCGGCGTCACCGAGCTGATGCCGCCCCACGACGCTCGGGACTGA
- a CDS encoding MFS transporter, with translation MVRGRDGAVVVPSYAEVLRAPSFLPIFVASTLSTWGDYIARITIAAVVFGWTGSALATAATFAVSLVPTILGRALLGPFCDRFPPRLTLVGTHLVRALVVALLMVTVTTTQSVPLVLVLVFALEFVGGPAATAGQMLLTDVFPDRRLYARAFGLNTLATQINQAIGLAVGGAVVGVLGDTKALLLDLATFVVGAAVLATIRPRTSPAARDDTSFVRDLVAGWRQIRGNRVLTRLLALSLVSGLGIAAPEAVALPYASAHTGSSAWGGLLMAAPIVGAVAGLLLIGRLPAERQSGLIMRLALLMPLPLLVTVFEPHLGVVWVAWFLCGALQSYMLPLQAAFTLLVPTAMRGRVFGLAGALSVGVTGLCFLAAGWVSEKTSPAASVGVCAVVTFGALVLLAARWPREEVAGRIHDTFAGPDDHEVAHEVVDTTTSPTTAPPPRIVLADPEDGPAAGATAEQRRGTVPGG, from the coding sequence ATGGTCAGGGGCAGGGACGGCGCTGTCGTGGTGCCCTCGTACGCCGAGGTGCTCCGGGCTCCCTCGTTCCTGCCGATCTTCGTCGCCTCCACCCTGTCCACCTGGGGCGACTACATCGCGCGCATCACGATCGCGGCCGTCGTCTTCGGCTGGACCGGGTCGGCGCTCGCGACCGCGGCAACCTTCGCCGTCTCCCTCGTCCCCACCATCCTCGGCCGCGCCCTGCTCGGGCCCTTCTGCGACCGGTTCCCGCCGCGGCTGACGCTCGTCGGCACCCACCTGGTCCGGGCCCTGGTCGTGGCCCTGCTCATGGTCACGGTGACCACGACCCAGTCGGTGCCGCTCGTCCTGGTCCTGGTCTTCGCGCTGGAGTTCGTCGGCGGCCCCGCCGCCACCGCCGGGCAGATGCTCCTGACCGACGTCTTCCCCGACCGCCGCCTGTATGCCCGCGCGTTCGGGCTCAACACCTTGGCCACCCAGATCAACCAGGCGATCGGCCTGGCCGTCGGTGGCGCCGTCGTCGGCGTGCTCGGTGACACCAAGGCGTTGCTGCTCGACCTCGCCACCTTCGTCGTCGGGGCCGCCGTCCTGGCCACCATCCGGCCGCGCACGTCCCCGGCCGCCCGCGACGACACCTCCTTCGTCCGGGACCTCGTCGCCGGCTGGCGGCAGATCCGGGGCAACCGCGTCCTCACCCGCCTGCTCGCCCTCTCCCTGGTCAGCGGGCTCGGCATCGCAGCGCCGGAGGCCGTCGCGCTCCCGTACGCCAGCGCCCACACCGGCTCCTCGGCCTGGGGCGGTCTGCTCATGGCCGCGCCCATCGTCGGCGCCGTGGCCGGGCTGCTGCTCATCGGCCGGCTGCCGGCGGAGCGCCAGTCGGGCCTCATCATGCGGCTCGCCCTGCTCATGCCGCTGCCGCTGCTCGTGACGGTGTTCGAGCCGCACCTCGGCGTCGTCTGGGTCGCCTGGTTCCTCTGCGGCGCCCTGCAGAGCTACATGCTGCCGCTGCAGGCGGCGTTCACGCTCCTGGTCCCCACCGCCATGCGCGGGCGCGTGTTCGGCCTCGCCGGCGCGCTCTCGGTCGGGGTCACCGGCCTGTGCTTCCTGGCCGCCGGGTGGGTGTCGGAGAAGACGTCGCCCGCCGCGTCGGTGGGGGTGTGCGCCGTGGTGACGTTCGGCGCGCTGGTGCTCCTCGCCGCGCGCTGGCCGCGTGAGGAGGTCGCCGGCCGCATCCACGACACCTTCGCGGGCCCGGACGACCACGAGGTGGCGCACGAGGTGGTCGACACCACCACCTCGCCCACCACGGCACCGCCGCCCCGCATCGTCCTGGCCGACCCCGAGGACGGGCCCGCAGCCGGCGCCACGGCCGAGCAGCGCAGGGGCACGGTTCCCGGGGGCTGA
- the hisD gene encoding histidinol dehydrogenase — protein MMATIDLRGRALGARELRDLLPRADFDVAAAVETVRPLCEDVRHRGAEALYDLGQRFDGVRPPRLRVPAEVLAAALEQLDPQVREALEEAVRRTRQVHERQRPAETTVDVVAGGRVENRWLPVDRVGLYVPGGRAVYPSSVVMNVVPAQVAGVGSLAVASPPQRENTGVFEGYPHPTVLAACALLGVEEVYAVGGAQAVAAFAFGFTDGEDSCEPVSLVTGPGNIYVAAAKRYLKGVIGIDSEAGPTEIAVLADDSADPVHVASDLVSQAEHDPQAASVLVTPSAALAEAVVAEVERRAAATKHSGRVTEALSGQQSGVVLVDDLDAGLAVVNAYGAEHLELQVADAQAASRRIRNAGAVFVGPFSPVSLGDYLAGSNHVLPTGGCACHSSGLSVTSFLRSVQVISYDEEALREVADRVVVLAQAEDLPAHGEAVSARFGDRS, from the coding sequence ATGATGGCCACGATCGACCTGCGCGGACGCGCGCTGGGAGCCCGCGAGCTGCGGGACCTCCTGCCGCGGGCGGACTTCGACGTGGCGGCCGCCGTCGAGACGGTGCGGCCGCTGTGCGAGGACGTGCGCCATCGCGGTGCCGAGGCGCTCTACGACCTCGGCCAGCGGTTCGACGGCGTCCGGCCGCCCCGCCTGCGCGTCCCCGCCGAGGTGCTCGCGGCTGCCCTCGAGCAGCTCGACCCCCAGGTGCGCGAGGCGCTGGAGGAGGCGGTCCGCCGCACCCGACAGGTGCACGAGCGCCAGCGCCCCGCCGAGACCACCGTCGACGTCGTCGCGGGCGGTCGCGTGGAGAACCGCTGGCTGCCGGTCGACCGGGTCGGGCTGTACGTGCCGGGTGGCCGCGCGGTCTACCCGTCCAGCGTCGTCATGAACGTCGTCCCGGCGCAGGTCGCGGGGGTCGGGTCGCTGGCGGTGGCAAGCCCGCCGCAGCGCGAGAACACCGGCGTCTTCGAGGGCTACCCCCACCCGACCGTGCTCGCCGCGTGCGCGCTCCTCGGGGTCGAGGAGGTGTATGCCGTGGGCGGCGCCCAGGCGGTGGCCGCCTTCGCGTTCGGCTTCACCGACGGCGAGGACTCCTGCGAGCCGGTCAGCCTCGTCACCGGCCCCGGCAACATCTATGTCGCGGCGGCCAAGCGCTACCTCAAGGGCGTCATCGGCATCGACTCCGAGGCCGGCCCGACCGAGATCGCCGTCCTCGCCGATGACAGCGCCGACCCCGTGCACGTCGCGTCCGATCTGGTGTCGCAGGCCGAGCACGACCCGCAGGCCGCGTCGGTCCTCGTGACCCCGAGCGCCGCCCTGGCCGAGGCCGTCGTGGCCGAGGTCGAGCGTCGCGCGGCCGCCACCAAGCACTCCGGCCGCGTCACCGAGGCGCTCTCCGGGCAGCAGTCGGGTGTCGTCCTCGTCGACGACCTCGACGCGGGCCTCGCCGTCGTCAACGCCTACGGCGCCGAGCACCTCGAGCTGCAGGTCGCCGACGCGCAGGCCGCCAGCCGCCGCATCCGCAACGCGGGTGCCGTCTTCGTGGGCCCCTTCTCGCCGGTGAGCCTCGGCGACTACCTCGCCGGGTCCAACCACGTCCTGCCCACGGGCGGGTGCGCCTGCCACAGCAGCGGACTGTCCGTGACGTCGTTCCTGCGCTCGGTCCAGGTGATCTCCTACGACGAGGAGGCCCTGCGCGAGGTGGCTGACCGGGTCGTGGTGCTCGCCCAGGCCGAGGACCTGCCCGCCCACGGCGAGGCGGTCTCGGCCCGGTTCGGCGACCGGTCGTGA
- a CDS encoding bifunctional [glutamine synthetase] adenylyltransferase/[glutamine synthetase]-adenylyl-L-tyrosine phosphorylase yields MSTGRSSSQAGALVRLGFADAQRAGQLLADPALAGLVDPLDDVFRDGLPDALGAVADPDLALLSLVRLMESLRASEPRRRDEEDGPGAEVRGLLAAMRHPGPARDRLLAVLGASTALADHLVAHPEHWRSVAHAAPVEAADRVRDVVAAVRDHGEDTAYDALRIAYRRNLLGIAALDLTAPDVVEELPRTAAALADLAQAALEGALVIARDQVGEQADACDFAVIGMGKTGGRELNYVSDVDVIFVAEPREGVDEAVAMAAGTALATQLMRACSTSTGHGTLWPVDAALRPEGKNGPLVRTVESHRAYYERWAKTWEFQALLKARVVAGDRDLGETYLAAVRPMVWQAASRENFIEDVQAMRRRVEQHVPAAEADRQLKLGPGGLRDVEFSVQLLQLVHGRTDETLRSGTTLEALDALARGGYVGRDDAAVLDSSYRLLRTLEHRIQLYRLRRTHLMPTGEADLRRLGRALGHRSDAARAVEDQWQRQAREVRRIHERLFYRPLLAAVARLSSSDARLGPEAARDRLSALGFRDPAGAIRHLEALTSGVSRRAAIQRTLLPVMLGWFADEADPDGGLLAFRKVSEELGTTHWYLRLLRDEGSSAERLAHILARSRYAADLLVGAPEAVAMLGEAGGLQPLPRADLVRRMTAAAGRQDDPDKAVRTARGLRRQELFRVAAADLRGELDLQEVGAALTDLTAALIETALAVARRVVEQRHGALVTRLLVVGMGRLGGREVAYGSDADVLFVHDPLPGADEAVAQDQALEVVQELRRLLGSAGPDPQLGLDADLRPEGKNGPLVRSLASYRAYYERWSLTWESQALLRADPIAGDTELGDAFVQLVDPLRWPAEGLSESQVREIRTLKARMEAERLPRGADPKAHFKLGRGGLSDVEWTVQLLQMRHAHELPGLRTTSTLPALAAVEEAGLLPADRVAALREAWTLASRLRNAAVLYRGKPVDSVPSDLRVADGVGRILGLEPGSGAELAQTYRRVARHARTVTELDFYGTR; encoded by the coding sequence GTGAGCACCGGCCGGTCGTCGTCCCAGGCCGGCGCGCTGGTGCGGCTCGGGTTCGCCGACGCCCAGCGGGCCGGCCAGCTGCTCGCCGACCCGGCGCTGGCCGGCCTCGTCGACCCCCTCGACGACGTCTTCCGCGACGGCCTGCCCGACGCCCTGGGTGCCGTCGCCGACCCCGACCTGGCGCTGCTGTCGCTCGTGCGGCTCATGGAGTCCCTGCGTGCCAGCGAGCCCCGCCGTCGCGACGAGGAGGACGGGCCGGGGGCGGAGGTGCGCGGGCTGCTCGCCGCGATGCGCCACCCGGGTCCCGCCCGGGACCGGCTGCTCGCCGTCCTCGGTGCCTCGACCGCGCTCGCCGACCACCTCGTGGCACACCCCGAGCACTGGCGCAGCGTCGCGCACGCCGCTCCGGTGGAGGCCGCCGACCGGGTGCGCGACGTCGTCGCCGCCGTGCGCGACCACGGCGAGGACACGGCATACGACGCCCTGCGCATCGCCTACCGGCGCAACCTGCTCGGCATCGCGGCCCTCGACCTCACCGCTCCGGACGTCGTCGAGGAGCTGCCCCGCACGGCGGCGGCGCTCGCCGACCTGGCCCAGGCCGCCCTGGAGGGTGCGCTCGTCATCGCCCGGGACCAGGTGGGGGAGCAGGCCGACGCGTGCGACTTCGCGGTCATCGGGATGGGCAAGACGGGCGGCCGTGAGCTCAACTACGTCAGCGACGTCGACGTCATCTTCGTCGCCGAGCCGCGCGAGGGCGTCGACGAGGCCGTGGCCATGGCTGCCGGGACCGCGCTCGCGACCCAGCTCATGCGGGCCTGCTCCACCTCGACCGGTCACGGCACCCTCTGGCCGGTGGACGCTGCCCTGCGTCCCGAGGGCAAGAACGGGCCGCTGGTGCGGACGGTGGAGTCGCACCGCGCCTACTACGAGCGCTGGGCCAAGACCTGGGAGTTCCAGGCGCTGCTCAAGGCCCGCGTCGTGGCCGGCGACCGCGACCTGGGCGAGACCTACCTGGCGGCCGTCCGGCCGATGGTGTGGCAGGCGGCCTCACGCGAGAACTTCATCGAGGACGTGCAGGCGATGCGCCGCCGGGTGGAGCAGCACGTGCCCGCCGCGGAGGCGGACCGCCAGCTCAAGCTCGGCCCGGGGGGCCTGCGCGACGTCGAGTTCAGCGTGCAGCTTCTCCAGCTGGTCCACGGGCGCACCGACGAGACGCTGCGCTCCGGCACGACGCTCGAGGCACTCGACGCCCTCGCCCGCGGCGGGTACGTCGGTCGTGACGACGCGGCGGTCCTCGACTCCAGCTACCGGCTGCTGCGCACCCTGGAGCACCGGATCCAGCTCTACCGCCTCCGCCGCACCCACCTCATGCCCACCGGCGAGGCCGACCTGCGCCGGCTGGGTCGCGCCCTCGGCCACCGGTCCGACGCCGCCAGGGCGGTCGAGGACCAGTGGCAGAGGCAGGCGCGGGAGGTCCGCCGCATCCACGAGCGCCTGTTCTACCGGCCGCTGCTCGCCGCCGTCGCGCGGCTCAGCAGCAGCGACGCGCGGCTCGGCCCCGAGGCGGCCCGCGACCGCCTCTCCGCCCTCGGCTTCCGCGACCCGGCGGGGGCGATCCGGCACCTCGAGGCGCTGACGTCCGGCGTCAGCCGGCGGGCCGCGATCCAGCGGACCCTGCTGCCGGTCATGCTCGGGTGGTTCGCCGACGAGGCCGACCCCGACGGCGGGCTCCTGGCCTTCCGCAAGGTGAGCGAGGAGCTGGGCACCACCCACTGGTACCTGCGGCTCCTGCGCGACGAGGGCTCCTCGGCCGAGCGGCTCGCGCACATCCTCGCGCGGAGCCGGTATGCCGCGGACCTGCTCGTGGGGGCGCCGGAGGCGGTGGCGATGCTCGGCGAGGCCGGGGGGCTGCAGCCCCTGCCGCGGGCGGACCTCGTCCGCCGGATGACCGCAGCGGCAGGGCGCCAGGACGACCCCGACAAGGCCGTCCGCACCGCGCGCGGCCTGCGCCGGCAGGAGCTGTTCCGCGTGGCCGCGGCCGACCTGCGGGGCGAGCTCGACCTGCAGGAGGTGGGCGCCGCGCTGACCGACCTCACCGCCGCGCTCATCGAGACGGCGCTCGCCGTGGCCCGGCGCGTCGTCGAGCAGCGGCACGGCGCCCTGGTGACCCGCCTGCTCGTCGTGGGCATGGGCCGGCTCGGCGGCCGCGAGGTGGCGTACGGCTCGGACGCCGACGTGCTCTTCGTCCACGACCCCCTGCCGGGCGCCGACGAGGCCGTGGCGCAGGACCAGGCCCTCGAGGTGGTGCAGGAACTGCGTCGCCTCCTCGGCTCGGCCGGACCGGACCCCCAGCTCGGGCTCGACGCCGACCTGCGACCCGAGGGCAAGAACGGCCCGCTCGTGCGCAGCCTCGCCAGCTACCGCGCCTACTACGAACGGTGGTCGCTCACGTGGGAGTCGCAGGCGCTGCTGCGCGCCGACCCCATCGCCGGCGACACGGAGCTCGGCGACGCCTTCGTGCAGCTGGTCGACCCCCTGCGCTGGCCGGCCGAGGGGCTCAGCGAGTCCCAGGTCCGCGAGATCCGCACGCTCAAGGCGCGGATGGAGGCGGAGCGGCTGCCGCGGGGCGCGGACCCCAAGGCCCACTTCAAGCTCGGTCGCGGTGGGCTGAGCGACGTCGAGTGGACCGTCCAGCTGCTGCAGATGCGGCACGCCCACGAGCTCCCCGGCCTGCGGACGACCAGCACCCTGCCCGCCCTCGCGGCGGTCGAGGAGGCGGGGCTGCTGCCGGCCGACCGCGTCGCCGCGCTGCGCGAGGCATGGACCCTCGCCTCGCGGCTGCGCAACGCGGCCGTGCTCTACCGCGGGAAGCCGGTGGACAGCGTGCCGTCCGACCTTCGCGTCGCCGACGGCGTGGGCCGGATCCTGGGCCTCGAACCCGGCTCGGGTGCCGAGCTCGCCCAGACCTACCGCAGGGTCGCGCGGCACGCGCGGACGGTCACCGAGCTCGACTTTTACGGGACCCGGTAG
- a CDS encoding histidinol-phosphate transaminase, protein MTGLQELLREDLRGSTPYGAPQLEVPVRLNTNESSYPVPPEVVAEITSAVAAVAPDLNRYPDREFTALRTELAAYLTRTTGTAVDPAQVWAGNGSNEVLQHVVLAFGGPGRTALGFTPAYSMHPIISRSVGTTWVDGLRGQGSTQAFDLTAESAVEQVGAHDPHLVFLCSPNNPTGTALGLDVVERVYDAAQRAVVVVDEAYAEFARPGTPSALGLLEGRPRLVVTRTMSKAFAFAGGRLGYLAADPAFVDALRLVRLPYHLSSPTQAVALAALHHADTMLATVEAIKHERDRMVEGLTGLGLEPVPSDANFVLFGGLADARATWQALLDRGVLVRDVGIPHYLRVTAGTPAETDAFLAAMAQVVGQDGFGTDDGSTR, encoded by the coding sequence GTGACCGGCCTGCAGGAGCTGCTGCGCGAGGACCTGCGCGGCAGCACGCCCTACGGCGCGCCCCAGCTCGAGGTCCCGGTCCGGCTCAACACCAACGAGAGCTCCTACCCGGTGCCGCCCGAGGTGGTCGCCGAGATCACGTCCGCGGTCGCCGCAGTGGCGCCCGACCTCAACCGGTACCCCGACCGGGAGTTCACGGCGCTGCGCACCGAGCTCGCGGCATACCTGACCCGCACCACCGGCACCGCGGTGGACCCGGCGCAGGTGTGGGCCGGCAACGGTTCCAACGAGGTCCTCCAGCACGTCGTCCTCGCGTTCGGCGGACCGGGACGCACGGCGCTGGGCTTCACCCCCGCGTACTCCATGCACCCGATCATCAGCCGCTCCGTCGGCACGACGTGGGTCGACGGCCTGCGCGGGCAGGGGAGCACCCAGGCGTTCGACCTCACGGCCGAGTCGGCGGTGGAGCAGGTGGGCGCGCACGACCCGCACCTCGTCTTCCTCTGCTCGCCCAACAACCCCACCGGCACGGCGCTGGGGCTCGACGTGGTCGAGCGCGTGTACGACGCCGCCCAGCGTGCGGTGGTCGTCGTCGACGAGGCGTATGCCGAGTTCGCCCGGCCGGGGACGCCGAGCGCCCTCGGGCTGCTCGAGGGCCGGCCGCGGCTGGTCGTGACGCGCACGATGAGCAAGGCCTTCGCGTTCGCCGGCGGCCGGCTGGGCTACCTCGCCGCGGACCCGGCGTTCGTCGACGCGCTGCGCCTGGTGCGTCTGCCGTACCACCTGTCCTCGCCGACCCAGGCGGTCGCGCTGGCGGCCCTGCACCACGCCGACACCATGCTGGCGACGGTGGAGGCGATCAAGCACGAGCGCGACCGGATGGTCGAGGGCCTGACCGGACTGGGGCTCGAGCCGGTGCCGAGCGACGCGAACTTCGTGCTCTTCGGCGGCCTCGCCGACGCCCGCGCGACGTGGCAGGCGCTGCTCGACCGGGGTGTGCTGGTCCGGGACGTGGGCATCCCGCACTATCTTCGTGTCACGGCCGGGACCCCGGCCGAGACCGACGCGTTCCTCGCCGCGATGGCGCAGGTCGTCGGTCAGGACGGTTTCGGGACGGACGACGGGAGCACGCGGTGA
- the hisB gene encoding imidazoleglycerol-phosphate dehydratase HisB, whose protein sequence is MTAGDRTAALSRTTSESSVELELNLDGTGQADVDTGVRFYDHMLASLAKHSLLDLRVKATGDVDVDVHHTVEDVAIVLGDALREALGDKSGIARFGDATVPLDEALCQAVVDVAGRPYVVHTGEPEGQQYALIGGHFTGSMTRHVWESFAGRAGIALHVRVLSGRDPHHIVEAQFKAVARALRAAVARDPRVVGVPSAKGSLST, encoded by the coding sequence GTGACCGCAGGGGACCGCACGGCGGCACTGAGCAGGACGACCTCGGAGTCCAGCGTCGAGCTCGAGCTCAACCTCGACGGCACGGGCCAGGCGGACGTCGACACCGGCGTCCGCTTCTACGACCACATGCTGGCCTCGCTGGCCAAGCACTCCCTGCTCGACCTGCGGGTCAAGGCGACCGGCGACGTCGACGTCGACGTGCACCACACGGTCGAGGACGTCGCGATCGTGCTCGGCGACGCCCTGCGCGAGGCGCTGGGCGACAAGAGCGGGATCGCGCGCTTCGGTGACGCCACCGTGCCGCTCGACGAGGCGCTGTGCCAGGCCGTCGTCGACGTGGCGGGGCGGCCGTACGTCGTCCACACCGGCGAGCCCGAGGGGCAGCAGTACGCCCTCATCGGCGGCCACTTCACCGGCTCGATGACCCGCCACGTCTGGGAGTCGTTCGCCGGCCGGGCAGGGATCGCCCTGCACGTTCGGGTGCTCTCCGGCCGCGACCCGCACCACATCGTGGAGGCGCAGTTCAAGGCCGTGGCGAGGGCGCTGCGGGCCGCCGTGGCGCGCGACCCCCGCGTGGTCGGCGTCCCCAGCGCGAAGGGCAGCCTCTCCACGTGA
- the priA gene encoding bifunctional 1-(5-phosphoribosyl)-5-((5-phosphoribosylamino)methylideneamino)imidazole-4-carboxamide isomerase/phosphoribosylanthranilate isomerase PriA, whose protein sequence is MSQTPRLELLPAVDVQGGRAVQLVQGVAGSGGEFGDPWEAALAWQEQGAEWLHLVDLDAAFGRGSNRELLADIVGRLDIKVEMSGGIRDAASLEAALASGCRRVNLGTAALEDPEWTAAAIAEHGDRVAVGLDVRGTTLAARGWTKDGGDLWETLARLDAEGCARYVVTDVNKDGMLKGPNLDLLRDVCARTERPVVASGGVSTLEDVAAIRELVPLGVEGAIVGSALYRGAFTLPDALDVAGRP, encoded by the coding sequence ATGAGCCAGACCCCCCGTCTCGAGCTGCTGCCCGCCGTCGACGTGCAGGGTGGCCGAGCCGTCCAGCTCGTGCAGGGCGTCGCCGGCAGCGGGGGCGAGTTCGGCGACCCGTGGGAGGCGGCCCTCGCCTGGCAGGAGCAGGGGGCCGAGTGGCTGCACCTGGTCGACCTCGACGCCGCCTTCGGCCGGGGCTCCAACCGCGAGCTGCTGGCCGACATCGTCGGCCGGCTCGACATCAAGGTCGAGATGAGCGGCGGCATCCGTGACGCCGCGTCGCTGGAGGCGGCTCTGGCGAGCGGCTGCCGCCGGGTCAACCTGGGCACCGCCGCCCTGGAGGACCCCGAGTGGACGGCGGCGGCGATCGCCGAGCACGGTGACCGCGTCGCGGTGGGCCTCGACGTCCGCGGCACGACGCTCGCGGCGCGGGGCTGGACCAAGGACGGCGGCGACCTGTGGGAGACGCTGGCCCGGCTCGACGCCGAGGGCTGCGCCCGCTACGTCGTCACCGACGTCAACAAGGACGGGATGCTCAAGGGTCCCAACCTCGACCTGCTCCGCGACGTCTGCGCCCGCACGGAGCGCCCGGTCGTGGCATCCGGGGGAGTGTCCACGCTCGAGGACGTCGCGGCGATCCGCGAGCTGGTGCCGCTCGGCGTCGAGGGCGCCATCGTCGGCTCCGCGCTGTACCGGGGCGCGTTCACGCTGCCCGACGCCCTCGACGTGGCGGGGCGCCCGTGA
- a CDS encoding SseB family protein — translation MTGPADHADGGPADLGGGRADSAGIPFGGRELTGTGFDGDTGSADPALAAALRHPGDEAALVSAVAAARLLVPVVAEPAEVDDSGALAVEKQTDMAAVTLVAPDGTRALPVFTSMASLAAWDAAARPVPVTAARAAQAAVSERCDVMVVDVAGPSTVALRPSMVWALAQQRDWVPAHEDDVVARAVAAAVREQPDVLAHELSAGDPGQGVLRVSLELSPGLTAEQVQAVATAVGERLATDGEVRARIDGLAFSIR, via the coding sequence GTGACCGGGCCGGCGGACCACGCGGACGGCGGTCCCGCGGACCTCGGCGGCGGGCGTGCCGACTCGGCCGGCATCCCGTTCGGCGGCCGCGAGCTGACCGGGACGGGCTTCGACGGCGACACCGGATCCGCGGACCCGGCGCTGGCGGCTGCCCTGCGGCACCCCGGCGACGAGGCCGCCCTCGTGTCGGCGGTCGCCGCGGCGCGGCTGCTGGTGCCGGTGGTCGCCGAGCCCGCCGAGGTCGACGACTCCGGCGCCTTGGCGGTCGAGAAGCAGACCGACATGGCTGCCGTCACGCTCGTCGCGCCGGACGGCACCCGCGCGCTGCCGGTCTTCACGTCGATGGCCTCGCTGGCGGCCTGGGACGCCGCCGCGCGGCCCGTCCCGGTCACGGCGGCACGGGCGGCGCAGGCCGCCGTGTCCGAGCGCTGCGACGTCATGGTCGTCGACGTGGCCGGTCCCAGCACCGTGGCCCTGCGCCCGTCGATGGTGTGGGCGCTCGCCCAGCAGCGCGACTGGGTGCCGGCCCACGAGGACGACGTCGTCGCCCGCGCGGTCGCGGCGGCGGTCCGCGAGCAGCCCGACGTGCTCGCCCACGAGCTGTCCGCCGGCGACCCCGGTCAGGGTGTCCTGCGCGTCTCGCTCGAGCTCAGCCCGGGCCTGACCGCCGAGCAGGTGCAGGCAGTGGCGACGGCCGTGGGGGAGCGCCTGGCCACCGACGGCGAGGTCCGCGCCCGGATCGACGGGCTCGCGTTCTCGATCCGCTGA